A stretch of Bradyrhizobium sp. AZCC 2262 DNA encodes these proteins:
- the trbE gene encoding conjugal transfer protein TrbE, with protein MMNLAEYRRSNASLADFLPWAALVDEGVVLNKDGSFQRTAKFRGPDLDSAVPAELVAVAGRLNNALRRLGSGWAVFVEAQRHSAGVYPPNAFPDIASALVDAERKAHFEEAGAHYESSYFLTFLYLPPEEGAARAERLLYEGRDRIVGADVREVMRGFIDQTNRVLQLVEGFMPECAWLDDQDTLTYLHSTISTNRHRVRVPEIPMYIDALLADQSLTGGLEPMLGTASVRVLTIVGFPGATTPGILDDLNRLAFSYRWSTRAIMLDKTDATKLLTKIRRQWFAKRKSIGAILKEVMTNEASTLLDTDAHNKAIDADAALQELGSDQIGQAFVTATITVWDKDPAAADQKLRLVEKVIQGRDFTCMIETVNAVEAWLGSLPGHVYANVRQPPVSTLNLAHMMPMSAVWAGEARDLHLKGPPLLFGRTEGSTPFRFSLHVGDVGHTLVVGPTGAGKSVLLALMALQFRRYPNSQVFAFDFGGSIRAAALAMDGDWHDLGGALSDAEESPVALQPLAWIDDPSERGWATEWIGAILAREKIEITPEVKDHLWSALTSLASAPRQERTLTGLSVLLQSNSLKRALQPYCLGGPSGHLLDAEFERLGEASVQAFETEGLIGTSAAPAVLAYLFHRIGDRFDGRPTLLIVDEGWLALDDEDFAGQLREWLKTLRKKNASVIFATQSLSDIDGSAIAPAIIESCPTRLLLPNERAIEPQITAIYRRFGLNDRQIELLSRATPKRDYYCQSRRGNRMFELGLGEIALAFTAASSKTDQAAIAQLLAEHGPDGFVPAWLQHRDVAWAIDLIPDLSNLEKSP; from the coding sequence ATGATGAACCTTGCTGAATATCGCCGTTCAAACGCGAGTCTCGCCGACTTCCTGCCGTGGGCAGCCCTCGTCGACGAGGGGGTCGTCCTCAATAAGGACGGTTCGTTCCAGCGGACGGCAAAATTTCGGGGCCCCGATCTCGACAGCGCCGTACCGGCTGAACTTGTTGCGGTCGCAGGTCGTCTCAACAACGCCTTGCGCCGGCTGGGATCCGGCTGGGCGGTGTTCGTTGAGGCGCAGCGTCATTCAGCGGGCGTTTATCCGCCAAATGCCTTTCCGGATATTGCATCAGCGCTGGTCGATGCCGAACGCAAGGCCCATTTTGAAGAGGCGGGCGCCCATTATGAATCAAGCTATTTCCTGACCTTTCTTTATCTGCCTCCGGAGGAGGGAGCCGCCAGGGCGGAGCGACTGCTTTATGAGGGGCGCGATCGCATTGTTGGAGCAGACGTCCGTGAGGTAATGCGCGGATTTATCGACCAAACCAACCGCGTGTTGCAGCTGGTCGAGGGGTTCATGCCCGAATGCGCCTGGCTCGATGATCAGGACACACTGACCTACCTGCACTCAACGATTTCGACCAACCGCCATCGCGTCCGCGTGCCCGAAATTCCAATGTATATCGATGCGCTGTTGGCTGACCAATCGCTGACCGGTGGGCTCGAGCCGATGCTGGGTACGGCCAGTGTGCGGGTTCTGACGATCGTCGGCTTTCCTGGCGCGACGACGCCGGGAATACTGGATGATTTGAACCGTCTAGCGTTCTCGTATCGCTGGTCGACCCGCGCGATCATGCTCGACAAGACCGACGCCACCAAGCTGCTCACCAAAATTCGTCGCCAGTGGTTCGCCAAGAGAAAATCGATTGGCGCCATTCTCAAGGAGGTCATGACCAACGAGGCGTCGACGCTGCTCGACACCGACGCCCACAACAAGGCCATAGATGCCGACGCCGCCCTGCAGGAGTTGGGTTCGGACCAGATCGGACAGGCCTTTGTCACAGCAACGATCACAGTATGGGACAAAGATCCCGCCGCGGCCGATCAGAAGCTGCGTCTGGTCGAGAAAGTCATTCAGGGCCGCGATTTCACCTGCATGATCGAGACGGTCAATGCCGTCGAGGCCTGGCTCGGCAGCCTGCCGGGACATGTGTATGCCAATGTGCGGCAGCCGCCCGTTTCAACCCTCAACCTCGCTCACATGATGCCGATGTCGGCCGTTTGGGCTGGTGAAGCGAGAGACCTGCATCTCAAGGGTCCGCCGCTCCTGTTTGGCAGGACCGAGGGATCGACGCCATTCCGGTTCTCCCTCCATGTCGGCGACGTCGGTCATACCCTCGTGGTGGGGCCCACGGGAGCCGGGAAGTCGGTCCTGCTTGCTTTGATGGCGCTTCAATTCCGCCGTTATCCGAACTCGCAAGTATTTGCGTTCGATTTCGGTGGTTCGATCCGGGCAGCTGCGCTTGCCATGGATGGCGATTGGCATGATCTCGGCGGTGCATTGTCCGATGCGGAGGAAAGCCCTGTCGCTCTGCAACCGTTAGCCTGGATCGATGATCCTTCCGAGCGCGGATGGGCCACCGAATGGATCGGCGCGATCCTGGCACGGGAAAAGATCGAGATTACTCCGGAAGTCAAGGATCATCTGTGGTCCGCGCTGACGTCGCTCGCTTCAGCACCGAGGCAGGAACGCACACTCACGGGCCTGTCAGTTCTCCTTCAATCCAACTCGCTGAAGCGTGCCCTGCAACCTTACTGCCTGGGCGGTCCGTCTGGGCATTTGCTTGATGCCGAGTTCGAGCGCCTTGGCGAGGCTTCGGTCCAGGCCTTCGAGACCGAGGGCCTGATCGGTACGAGCGCCGCCCCGGCCGTGCTGGCCTATCTCTTTCATCGGATCGGAGACCGTTTCGACGGCCGGCCCACCCTTCTGATTGTCGATGAAGGCTGGCTGGCACTCGACGATGAGGATTTTGCCGGCCAGCTGCGGGAGTGGCTGAAAACGCTTCGGAAGAAGAATGCGTCTGTTATCTTCGCCACCCAATCGCTTTCGGACATCGATGGCTCCGCGATCGCGCCGGCGATCATCGAAAGCTGTCCGACGCGGCTATTGCTACCGAACGAGCGGGCGATCGAGCCGCAAATTACCGCGATCTACCGCCGCTTTGGTCTTAATGACCGACAGATCGAGCTTCTGAGCCGAGCTACGCCCAAGCGGGACTACTATTGCCAATCCCGGCGCGGCAACCGGATGTTCGAACTTGGCCTTGGGGAGATTGCGCTCGCCTTTACGGCGGCCTCGTCCAAGACAGACCAGGCTGCCATCGCGCAGCTACTCGCCGAACATGGACCCGATGGCTTCGTACCGGCCTGGCTGCAGCATCGCGACGTCGCTTGGGCCATCGACCTAATTCCTGATCTTTCGAACCTGGAGAAATCACCATGA
- a CDS encoding VirB3 family type IV secretion system protein, producing the protein MDESVAGFVVPVHRALTEPILMGGAPRSVAIVNGTLAAALGLGLRLWIAGLVLWFIGHMAAVWAARRDPAFVDVVHRHLRIPGHLNT; encoded by the coding sequence ATGGATGAATCCGTCGCAGGTTTTGTCGTGCCTGTTCACCGCGCGCTTACCGAGCCGATCCTGATGGGCGGCGCGCCGCGGTCGGTCGCGATCGTTAACGGCACCCTGGCGGCGGCGCTTGGTCTGGGACTGCGGCTCTGGATCGCGGGTCTCGTCCTCTGGTTCATCGGTCACATGGCTGCCGTCTGGGCCGCCAGGCGCGATCCGGCCTTCGTCGACGTCGTGCACCGACATTTGCGTATTCCCGGCCACCTCAACACATGA
- a CDS encoding TrbC/VirB2 family protein: MHPQYRLLRKLASLAASGTVILTAVPAWAAGSNMPWEQPLNQILQSVEGPVAKIIAVIIIVVTGLTLAFGDSSGGFRRLIQIVFGLSIAFAASSFFLSFFSFGGGVVI, translated from the coding sequence ATGCATCCGCAATATCGCCTTCTTCGGAAACTCGCTTCGTTGGCAGCTTCCGGCACGGTCATTCTGACCGCCGTTCCAGCCTGGGCAGCCGGCTCGAACATGCCGTGGGAGCAGCCGCTCAACCAGATTCTGCAATCGGTTGAAGGGCCCGTCGCCAAAATTATCGCCGTCATCATTATCGTCGTGACCGGGCTGACGCTTGCGTTTGGAGATTCATCTGGTGGTTTCCGTAGGCTGATTCAGATCGTGTTTGGTCTGTCGATCGCGTTTGCCGCCTCGAGCTTCTTCCTGTCATTCTTCTCCTTCGGCGGCGGCGTGGTGATCTGA
- the trbB gene encoding P-type conjugative transfer ATPase TrbB, with protein MLRSALGPAISGYLEDETIIEVMLNPDGRLWIDRLSNGLIDTGEILSAADGERIVRLVAHHVGAEVHAGAPRVSAELPGTGERFEGLLPPVVAAPAFAIRKPAVAVFTLDDYVAKAIMTSEQASVLKNAVAARKNILVAGGTSSGKTTLTNALLAEVAKSSDRVVLIEDTRELQCTAPNLVALRTKDGVATLSDLVRSSLRLRPDRIPIGEVRGAEALDLLKAWGTGHPGGIGTIHAGTALGALRRLEQLIQEAVITVPRALIAETINVVAVLTGRGVDRRLAELALVTGLGAAGDYSLSPTGD; from the coding sequence ATGCTGCGCAGCGCGCTCGGTCCGGCGATTTCCGGCTACCTCGAAGATGAAACGATCATCGAGGTGATGCTCAACCCGGATGGCCGGCTGTGGATCGACCGGTTGTCAAATGGCCTGATCGATACCGGCGAAATCCTGTCCGCAGCTGATGGTGAGCGCATCGTTCGCCTGGTAGCGCATCACGTAGGCGCCGAGGTGCATGCCGGCGCGCCACGGGTTTCGGCCGAATTGCCTGGAACCGGGGAGCGCTTCGAAGGCCTCTTGCCGCCCGTCGTTGCCGCACCGGCTTTTGCCATCCGCAAGCCTGCGGTCGCCGTATTTACGCTCGACGACTACGTCGCCAAAGCGATCATGACCTCGGAGCAGGCCAGCGTCCTGAAGAACGCGGTCGCCGCGCGGAAGAACATCCTCGTCGCCGGCGGGACATCGAGCGGCAAGACGACGTTGACGAATGCACTTTTGGCCGAGGTGGCAAAGAGTTCCGATCGGGTCGTTCTGATCGAAGACACGCGCGAGCTTCAGTGCACGGCACCGAACCTCGTAGCGCTGCGGACAAAGGATGGTGTCGCCACGCTATCGGACCTGGTCCGATCCTCCCTGCGGCTGCGTCCTGATCGCATTCCGATTGGCGAGGTTCGTGGCGCTGAAGCTCTCGATCTGCTCAAGGCGTGGGGCACAGGTCATCCCGGCGGCATCGGGACCATCCATGCCGGTACAGCGCTCGGTGCGCTGCGGCGGCTCGAGCAACTCATCCAGGAAGCCGTCATCACGGTCCCGCGCGCACTGATCGCCGAAACCATCAACGTTGTCGCCGTGCTGACGGGACGCGGCGTTGACCGCCGGCTCGCCGAACTCGCCCTCGTCACGGGACTCGGAGCCGCCGGCGACTACAGCCTTTCACCAACAGGAGACTGA
- a CDS encoding CopG family transcriptional regulator — MRDRMNVYFPPELLKQISDLADRKNLSRSAIVEAAVASFLSPDGADRREAAFARRLDRLSRQMQRLERDVGLTAETLALFIRFWLTITPPLPNDAQTAAQIKGRERFDGFVEALGRRLQKGQNFLREIPDDFVRIEPGSDA, encoded by the coding sequence ATGCGCGACAGAATGAACGTCTATTTTCCGCCCGAACTCCTTAAACAGATCTCGGATCTGGCCGATCGCAAGAACCTTTCCCGGTCGGCGATCGTGGAAGCCGCGGTTGCGTCCTTTCTCTCGCCGGACGGTGCGGACAGGCGGGAGGCAGCGTTTGCTCGTCGCCTGGACCGGCTGTCGCGCCAGATGCAGAGGCTTGAGCGCGACGTAGGTTTGACCGCGGAGACCCTGGCTCTCTTCATTCGTTTCTGGCTAACGATCACGCCACCATTGCCAAATGACGCGCAGACGGCGGCGCAGATCAAGGGCAGGGAGCGCTTTGACGGATTTGTGGAAGCGCTCGGCCGCCGCTTGCAGAAGGGACAGAATTTCCTGCGCGAAATTCCGGACGATTTCGTGCGTATTGAGCCGGGCAGCGATGCTTGA
- a CDS encoding conjugal transfer protein TraG, protein MSGTKILWGQVIVVGLIVLLAIWGATEWTAWRLAFQPELGRPWFELWGWKFYYPPIFFWWWFVYDAYAPQVFVEGAFIAASGTFVSIAAAIGMSVWRAREAKNVETYGSARWAGPEEVRAAGLLGPDGVVLGKLDDDYLRHDGPEHVLCFAPTRSGKGVGLVVPSLLTWPGSAIVHDIKGENWQLTAGFRSCHGRVLLFDPTNPKSSAYNPLLEVRRGEWEVRDVQNVADVLVDPEGSLDKRNHWEKTSHSLLVGAILHVLYAEADKTLAGVAAFLSDPKRPIEATLKAMMTTPHLGGEGAHPVVASTARELLNKSENERSGVLSTAMSFLGLYRDPVVARVTRQCDWRIADLIADDRPTSLYLVVPPSDISRTKPLIRLVLNQIGRRLTEDLHASDRRHRVLMMLDEFPALGRLDFFESALAFMAGYGIKSFLIAQSLNQIEKAYGPNNAVLDNCHVRVSFATNDERTAKRVSDALGTATEMRAMKNYAGHRLNPWLGHLMVSRQETARPLLTPGEVMQLPPRDEIVMVAGTPPVRAKKVRYFEDQRFIERVLPPPDPGVSGRSLRTDGWSTLGAPKPAPSATDRVEQAGEDTANSGLRREPELPDHVAIVKETAEPTPAEEFAAVLDDDEDAIRQSRLMRQQMRGVARQVAMDPDDGMEL, encoded by the coding sequence ATGTCCGGGACCAAAATCCTCTGGGGACAGGTCATCGTTGTCGGCCTGATCGTTTTGCTCGCGATCTGGGGAGCAACGGAGTGGACCGCCTGGCGGCTTGCTTTCCAGCCGGAGCTTGGCCGCCCATGGTTCGAGCTGTGGGGTTGGAAATTCTACTACCCGCCGATCTTTTTCTGGTGGTGGTTTGTCTATGACGCGTATGCGCCTCAGGTCTTTGTCGAGGGTGCCTTCATTGCGGCATCGGGAACTTTTGTTTCGATAGCGGCGGCGATCGGCATGTCGGTCTGGCGGGCCCGCGAGGCCAAGAATGTCGAGACCTATGGTTCGGCGCGCTGGGCCGGTCCGGAAGAGGTGAGAGCCGCCGGTCTTCTCGGCCCAGACGGCGTGGTGCTGGGCAAGCTCGACGATGACTATCTGCGCCACGACGGGCCGGAACACGTGTTGTGCTTTGCTCCCACCAGGTCCGGCAAGGGTGTCGGCTTGGTTGTCCCGTCGCTGCTGACATGGCCTGGCTCGGCCATCGTTCACGACATCAAGGGCGAGAACTGGCAATTGACTGCCGGTTTCCGCTCCTGTCATGGGCGCGTCCTGTTGTTCGACCCGACCAATCCAAAGTCCTCAGCCTATAATCCGCTGCTCGAGGTCCGGCGCGGGGAGTGGGAGGTGCGAGACGTCCAGAATGTGGCCGACGTCCTGGTTGATCCCGAAGGCTCACTCGACAAGCGGAACCATTGGGAAAAGACCAGTCATTCGCTTCTGGTGGGCGCGATCCTCCACGTTCTCTATGCCGAGGCTGATAAGACCTTGGCCGGCGTCGCGGCGTTCCTATCGGACCCGAAGCGGCCGATCGAGGCCACGTTGAAAGCGATGATGACTACGCCGCACCTCGGCGGAGAAGGCGCCCATCCCGTGGTCGCCTCCACCGCGCGCGAGTTGCTCAACAAGTCGGAGAATGAACGATCCGGCGTCCTGTCCACGGCGATGTCGTTCCTCGGACTTTACCGTGATCCCGTCGTGGCGCGAGTAACCCGCCAGTGCGATTGGCGTATAGCCGACCTGATTGCCGATGACAGGCCGACGTCACTCTACTTAGTGGTACCGCCCTCCGATATTTCGAGGACCAAGCCGTTGATCCGCCTGGTGCTGAATCAGATCGGCCGCCGCCTGACCGAAGACTTGCACGCTAGCGATCGCCGGCACCGGGTTCTCATGATGCTTGATGAGTTCCCGGCACTCGGGCGTCTCGATTTCTTTGAGTCTGCACTCGCCTTCATGGCGGGCTATGGAATTAAGAGCTTCCTGATCGCACAATCGCTGAATCAGATCGAGAAAGCCTACGGGCCCAACAACGCGGTTCTCGATAATTGCCACGTCCGCGTCAGCTTCGCGACCAACGACGAGCGGACCGCAAAGCGGGTCTCAGACGCACTGGGCACGGCCACCGAGATGCGGGCGATGAAGAACTATGCTGGGCACCGGCTGAATCCCTGGCTGGGGCACCTCATGGTCTCGCGGCAGGAGACCGCACGGCCGCTCCTGACCCCCGGTGAGGTCATGCAGCTCCCACCGCGAGATGAGATCGTCATGGTGGCAGGGACACCTCCGGTCCGGGCGAAGAAGGTGCGCTATTTTGAGGATCAGCGGTTTATCGAGCGGGTATTGCCGCCGCCAGATCCCGGGGTTTCCGGCCGATCACTGCGAACAGACGGATGGTCGACGCTTGGAGCGCCCAAGCCGGCGCCGTCTGCAACTGACAGGGTCGAGCAGGCAGGGGAAGACACTGCAAACAGCGGCCTTCGTCGTGAGCCCGAACTGCCTGATCACGTTGCGATCGTCAAGGAGACGGCCGAACCGACGCCTGCAGAAGAATTTGCCGCTGTTCTTGACGATGACGAGGACGCGATCCGGCAGTCCAGGCTAATGCGCCAGCAAATGCGCGGCGTTGCGCGCCAGGTCGCCATGGATCCGGATGACGGCATGGAGCTTTGA
- a CDS encoding relaxase/mobilization nuclease domain-containing protein: MAVGDSDLRIRPGRIRSTRAPKPKSFINQVLRAAKKAGHTSGQAAAGKRARAYGRSTFGRGRLAFSRSRLFSPTRRAVVKARIVRHKGRAFRSAPLAAHLSYLKREGVTRSGERAEMFDAGSDRADGAAFAERCQDDRHHFRFIISPEDAGEMTDLKAFARDLARQMEIDLGSRLDWVAVDHWNTNNPHIHFLVRGVDEEGADLVISRDYISRGLRSRAEELVAIELGPKPEHEIRNSLEREVTAERWTRLDREIRLAADETGYIDLRPESPGCSDPEIRRLMVGRLQHLDKMGLAASAAPGEWMVGLEAERSLRDLGMRGDIIKTMHRAFTGRGEERGISDYVIEGGPPASQIVGRLVDRGLHDELTGEAYAVIDGTDGRAHHVRFRGIEAFEHAPPAGGIVEVRRFGQSGDAQPTVVLAPRSDLDLGEQITAKGATWLDHRLVERDPMPLAMGGFGRETRDAMEARAEHLVQEGLARRQGRRTILQRDLLNTLRRRELDEVGARVSAETGLPHVRAASGEHVAGTYRQRLPLASGRFAMIDNGLGFQLVPWSRELEKKFGQHVTGVAKEGGGIEWGFGRKRDLGL, encoded by the coding sequence ATGGCCGTTGGCGACAGCGATCTGCGTATTCGACCCGGGCGTATTCGCAGCACCCGCGCACCCAAGCCGAAGAGCTTCATCAACCAGGTGCTACGTGCCGCGAAGAAAGCTGGCCATACCTCTGGTCAGGCTGCGGCTGGCAAGCGAGCCAGGGCCTACGGGCGTTCGACGTTTGGCCGCGGCAGGCTCGCGTTTAGCCGCAGCAGATTGTTCAGCCCGACGCGGCGAGCTGTGGTGAAGGCGCGCATTGTTCGCCACAAGGGACGAGCATTCCGCTCGGCGCCGCTTGCGGCCCATCTTTCGTACTTGAAGCGCGAAGGCGTCACCCGGAGCGGTGAGAGAGCCGAGATGTTCGACGCCGGCAGCGACCGCGCCGACGGCGCGGCTTTCGCGGAACGGTGTCAGGACGATCGCCATCATTTCCGGTTCATCATCTCGCCCGAGGATGCCGGCGAGATGACAGACCTCAAGGCCTTCGCTCGCGATCTCGCCCGGCAAATGGAGATCGACCTTGGCTCGCGTCTCGATTGGGTAGCTGTTGATCATTGGAATACCAACAACCCACACATCCATTTTCTCGTTCGGGGAGTCGATGAGGAAGGCGCCGATCTCGTGATCTCCCGGGACTATATCAGTCGGGGCTTGCGCTCACGCGCTGAGGAATTGGTCGCGATTGAACTGGGTCCGAAGCCGGAGCATGAGATCCGCAATTCGCTGGAAAGGGAGGTCACGGCGGAGCGATGGACGCGGCTTGATCGCGAGATCCGATTGGCGGCCGACGAAACCGGCTACATTGATCTTCGTCCTGAGAGTCCCGGCTGCTCCGATCCCGAGATCCGGCGCCTGATGGTTGGCCGCCTCCAGCACCTGGATAAGATGGGTCTTGCGGCGTCAGCAGCGCCTGGGGAGTGGATGGTCGGGCTGGAGGCCGAGCGTAGCTTGCGCGATCTCGGGATGCGCGGCGACATCATCAAGACTATGCACCGCGCCTTCACCGGGCGTGGAGAAGAACGTGGCATTTCCGATTACGTGATCGAGGGTGGGCCGCCAGCATCCCAGATCGTGGGACGGCTGGTTGATCGAGGACTGCACGACGAACTGACCGGCGAGGCCTATGCCGTAATCGACGGAACAGACGGACGCGCGCATCACGTCCGGTTCCGCGGCATCGAGGCCTTTGAACATGCTCCGCCGGCGGGTGGCATCGTCGAAGTCCGGCGCTTCGGTCAAAGCGGCGATGCGCAACCGACCGTGGTGCTCGCACCCCGTTCCGATCTTGATCTGGGAGAGCAGATCACCGCGAAAGGCGCGACCTGGCTCGACCATCGGCTGGTCGAACGGGACCCGATGCCGCTCGCCATGGGAGGATTCGGCCGTGAGACCCGCGACGCGATGGAAGCGCGTGCCGAGCATCTGGTTCAGGAAGGTCTGGCGCGCCGGCAAGGGCGACGCACCATCCTGCAGCGCGACCTGTTGAATACGTTGCGCCGCCGCGAGCTGGACGAGGTAGGAGCAAGGGTTTCAGCCGAGACTGGCTTGCCTCACGTGCGTGCGGCTTCGGGGGAACATGTGGCAGGCACTTATCGCCAGCGGCTGCCGCTGGCGTCGGGGCGTTTTGCCATGATCGACAACGGGCTCGGCTTCCAGCTCGTGCCATGGTCGCGCGAGCTCGAGAAGAAGTTCGGCCAGCACGTCACCGGTGTCGCGAAAGAAGGCGGTGGCATCGAATGGGGCTTTGGCCGCAAGCGCGACTTGGGCCTCTAG
- a CDS encoding lytic transglycosylase domain-containing protein: MSVRILGTSSAIPLFGVMSSAPTGNYATVARSGDLGRARGLREAALPWIGANAAAHLHFFERSLRVVVPFVVALIVSGAPAVAETRLAERAANIRTGVAFPDFVEEASFRFGVPVRWIRAVMGAESAGDVNARSPKGAMGLMQIMPETWPELRLRHDLGNDPYDPRDNILAGTAHLRELHDRYGSPGFLAAYNAGPARYEQHLAGRPLPAETQIYVQKLEPVIGSDIVATSSVANLRPSAGELFVVRSEGSRTASGLQSGSPPSQARTAATIHDISAVVPQATGLFVARAAAGGLR, from the coding sequence TTGAGCGTGCGCATTTTGGGTACCTCATCTGCCATTCCTCTGTTCGGCGTCATGTCCTCCGCCCCAACCGGCAATTACGCAACGGTCGCGCGCAGCGGCGATCTAGGGCGGGCGAGAGGCCTCCGCGAAGCGGCTTTACCCTGGATAGGCGCGAACGCGGCGGCACACTTGCATTTCTTCGAGAGGAGCCTGCGCGTTGTCGTTCCGTTTGTCGTTGCGCTGATCGTGAGCGGCGCTCCTGCTGTAGCCGAGACGCGCCTCGCGGAGCGTGCAGCGAATATTCGAACTGGCGTTGCGTTTCCGGATTTCGTCGAGGAAGCGTCGTTTCGGTTTGGTGTTCCGGTGCGCTGGATACGCGCGGTGATGGGCGCTGAAAGCGCAGGGGACGTGAACGCCAGGTCACCAAAGGGCGCGATGGGGCTGATGCAGATCATGCCGGAGACCTGGCCAGAGCTGCGTCTGCGGCACGATCTCGGCAATGATCCATACGATCCCCGTGACAACATTCTTGCAGGTACCGCCCACCTTCGCGAACTGCATGATCGTTACGGCTCGCCGGGCTTCCTTGCAGCCTACAACGCGGGACCTGCACGTTACGAACAGCATCTCGCTGGGCGTCCATTGCCAGCTGAAACCCAGATCTATGTGCAGAAGCTCGAGCCAGTTATCGGTAGTGACATCGTCGCTACCAGCTCAGTTGCGAATCTGCGGCCATCTGCTGGAGAGCTCTTCGTGGTGCGGTCTGAGGGATCAAGGACCGCTTCCGGGCTGCAGTCCGGGAGCCCGCCGAGCCAGGCTCGGACCGCGGCGACCATTCACGACATCTCGGCCGTTGTTCCGCAGGCGACAGGTTTGTTCGTCGCGAGGGCCGCTGCGGGAGGTCTGCGATGA
- a CDS encoding S26 family signal peptidase, whose product MISRLRTLAAMFGGAAALIVPVISEIAPVYVWNASESVPVGLYRLQPLDNLFVTELVAVQPPEPLATFLDLNGYLPAGLPMLKRVLALPGQTVCRSGLSLSVDAIEMGEARDRDSRGRPLPKWEGCRVVGEGELFVMNWQSASSLDGRYFGFLPASSVIGRALPVWTWED is encoded by the coding sequence ATGATCAGCAGACTTAGAACGCTGGCGGCGATGTTCGGGGGTGCCGCGGCTCTCATCGTCCCAGTGATTTCGGAGATCGCACCGGTCTATGTCTGGAATGCTTCCGAGAGTGTGCCGGTCGGGCTCTATCGTCTGCAGCCGTTGGACAACTTGTTCGTTACCGAACTCGTTGCCGTTCAGCCGCCGGAGCCGCTTGCGACCTTCCTCGATCTGAACGGCTATCTGCCGGCCGGGTTGCCGATGCTCAAACGTGTGCTGGCGCTTCCCGGGCAGACCGTTTGCAGAAGCGGGCTCAGTCTTTCCGTAGACGCGATCGAAATGGGCGAGGCCCGGGATCGCGACAGCCGTGGCCGGCCGCTCCCGAAATGGGAGGGTTGTCGTGTCGTCGGTGAGGGCGAACTCTTTGTCATGAACTGGCAGTCCGCGAGCTCGCTGGACGGCCGCTATTTCGGGTTCTTGCCGGCATCGTCCGTCATTGGTCGTGCTCTTCCTGTCTGGACCTGGGAGGATTGA
- a CDS encoding DUF2840 domain-containing protein produces the protein MNDLTEVEILWLEKRIENRIRFGRAVAEKILDRRRRLLSFTPGSIFAFVRWTSNDFGTAVSRMDILRAVAPGQRCTTVPYVKPGGEILLRLSGWPKVERALQLIDAVEALDINPADAAPDYWHHVHNRLSVNENPRPYTKGRHQAWLHRQRIMR, from the coding sequence ATGAACGACCTCACCGAAGTCGAGATCCTTTGGCTTGAGAAGCGTATCGAGAACCGCATTCGGTTCGGACGTGCCGTCGCGGAGAAGATCCTCGATCGGCGCCGGCGGCTGCTGTCATTTACGCCGGGCAGCATCTTCGCGTTCGTTCGCTGGACGTCGAACGACTTCGGAACCGCGGTTTCGCGGATGGACATACTTCGTGCAGTCGCGCCCGGGCAGCGGTGCACGACCGTGCCCTATGTGAAGCCAGGCGGTGAGATCCTTTTGCGCCTATCCGGATGGCCGAAGGTCGAACGGGCGCTGCAGTTGATCGATGCCGTCGAAGCGCTGGATATCAATCCGGCAGACGCAGCACCGGACTATTGGCATCACGTTCACAACCGGCTGTCCGTCAACGAGAACCCTCGCCCTTACACGAAAGGACGCCATCAGGCGTGGCTGCATCGGCAGAGGATCATGCGATGA